A single genomic interval of Meleagris gallopavo isolate NT-WF06-2002-E0010 breed Aviagen turkey brand Nicholas breeding stock chromosome 6, Turkey_5.1, whole genome shotgun sequence harbors:
- the GTPBP4 gene encoding nucleolar GTP-binding protein 1, whose amino-acid sequence MALYNFKKITVVPSAKDFIDLTLSKTQRKTPTVIHKHYQIHRIRQFYMRKVKYTQQNYHDRLTQILTDFPKLDDIHPFYADLMNVLYDKDHYKLALGQINIAKNLIDNVAKDYVRLMKYGDSLYRCKQLKRAALGRMCTIIKRQKQSLEYLEQVRQHLSRLPTIDPNTRTLLLCGYPNVGKSSFINKVTRADVEVQPYAFTTKSLFVGHMDYRYLRWQVVDTPGILDHPLEDRNTIEMQAITALAHLRAAVLYVMDVSEQCGHGLEEQVELFRNIKPLFANKPLIIVANKCDVKRIEELPEESRKIFESFEAEGFSVIETSTLTEEGVMQVKTEACDRLLAHRVDTKMKGNKVNEVLNRLHLAMPAKRDNKERLPFIPEGAIARKKRMEVDTPKRKSERDLELEMGDDYVLDLQKYWDLMNSSEKYDKIPEIWQGHNILDYIDPDIMKKLEELEKEEELREAAGEYDSEPESEDEEMMEIRQLAKQIREKKKLKILQSKEKDTRGPRMPRTAKKVQRKVLEKEMTDLGLDMTNKDDAHYARRSRSVTRKRKRDESETPKSVARSRSSSRPPRDVSGLRDEKMVKKVKTMAKKAQKKMNRLGRKGEADRHIFDTKPKHLLAGKRKSGKTQRR is encoded by the exons ATGGCGCTGTACAACTTCAAGAAGATCACGGTGGTGCCGTCCGCCAAG GACTTCATCGATCTGACGTTGTCCAAGACTCAGCGGAAGACCCCGACCGTCATTCACAAGCATTACCAAATCCATCGGATCCGGCAGTTCTATATGAGGAAGGTGAAGTACACCCAGCAGAACTACCACGACCGGCTGACCCAGATCCTGACAGACTTCCCTAAGCTGGAT GATATTCATCCTTTTTATGCGGATCTGATGAACGTTCTGTACGACAAAGATCACTACAAGCTGGCTTTGGGACAGATTAATATTGCCAAGAATCTGATTGACAA CGTTGCGAAGGACTACGTGCGCCTGATGAAGTACGGGGATTCTCTCTACCGCTGCAAACAGCTGAAACGTGCTGCTCTGGGACGGATGTGCACCATTATCAAAAGGCAGAAACAAAGCTTGGAATATTTGGAACAAG tGCGACAACATTTGTCTCGTTTGCCAACCATCGATCCCAATACAAGAACTCTTCTGTTATGTGGCTATCCAAATGTTGGGAAGTCGAGCTTTATAAATAAG GTTACAAGAGCAGATGTAGAAGTGCAGCCGTATGCCTTTACCACCAAATCTCTGTTTGTGGGACATATGGATTACAGATACCTGCGCTGGCAG GTCGTAGATACTCCTGGTATTTTAGACCATCCCTTGGAGGACAGGAACACCATTGAGATGCAGGCTATAACTGCGCTCGCACATCTGCGTGCTGCTGTGCTCTATGTGATGGATGTGTCTGAGCAGTGTGGGCACGGCCTGGAGGAACAAGTGGAACTCTTCAGAAATATTAAGCCATTGTTTGCTAACAAG CCACTTATAATTGTTGCAAACAAATGTGATGTGAAGAGAATTGAAGAACTTCCTGAAGAGAGCCGG aaaatatttgaatctTTTGAAGCAGAAGGATTTTCTGTAATAGAGACAAGTACCCTAACAGAAGAAGGTGTGATGCAAGTTAAAACAGAA GCCTGTGACAGATTGCTGGCCCATCGTGTTGATactaaaatgaaaggaaataaagtgaATGAAGTGTTGAATAGATTACACTTGGCCATGCCAGCCAAAAGAGATAACAAG GAGCGGCTGCCTTTTATACCTGAGGGAGCAATAGCACGTAAGAAGCGCATGGAAGTAGATACACCCAAGAGGAAATCA gagagagATCTTGAACTTGAAATGGGAGATGATTATGTTTTGGATCTTCAGA aatattGGGACTTAATGAATTCATCTGAAAAGTATGATAAGATTCCAGAGATATGGCAAGGTCACAATATCCTTGATTACATTGATCCAGATATAATGAAG AAACTGGAAGAattagagaaagaagaagagctGAGAGAAGCTGCTGGGGAGTATGACAGCGAACCAGAAAGTGAAGATGAAGAGATGATGGAAATCCGACAATTGGCAAAACAGATCcgagaaaaaaagaaactgaaaattctgcagtcaaaggaaaaagacaCTCGAGGTCCAAGGATGCCCAGAACAGCTAAAAAG GTGCAGCGGAAGGTGCTAGAGAAAGAAATGACCGATCTTGGACTTGACATGACTAATAAAGATGAT GCCCATTATGCCAGAAGGTCTCGTAGTGTTACAAGGAAACGCAAACGTGATGAGTCTGAAACCCCTAAATCTGTGGCACGCAGCCGCAGCTCCTCTCGTCCACCACGGGATGTCTCTGGTCTGCGTGACGAAAAG ATGGTGAAGAAAGTCAAGACAATGGCAAAGAAGgctcaaaagaaaatgaatcgCCTGGGCAGGAAAGGAGAGGCAGACAGGCACATCTTTGACACCAAGCCAAAACATCTGCTGGCTGGAAAGAGGAAATCTGGTAAAACACAGAGAAGATGA
- the LOC100549470 gene encoding isopentenyl-diphosphate Delta-isomerase 1-like, translating to MPEVSTEHLDEQQVQLLAEMCILIDENDRRIGADTKKNCHLNDNIDRGLLHRAFSVFLFNTENKLLLQQRSNAKITFPDCFTNTCCSHPLSHSLELEENDAIGVRRAAQRRMKAELGIPMEQVTPEEIFYLTRIHYKAKSDGIWGEHEIDYILFVQKDVTLNPDPNEIQSYCYVTQKELKQLLDRASRNEVKITPWFKLIAETFLFKWWDNLHNLNKFVDHEKIHRMS from the exons ATGCCCGAGGTGAGCACGGAGCACCTGGACGAGCAGCAggtgcagctgctggctgagaTGTGCATCCTCATCGATGAGAACGACCGTCGGATCGGGGCGGACACGAAGAAGAACTGCCATCTGAATGACAACATCGACAGAG GTTTACTGCACCGAGCGTTCagtgttttcttatttaatacagaaaataaactgttacTGCAGCAGAGGTCAAATGCTAAAATCACATTTCCAG ATTGCTTTACCAACACTTGCTGTAGCCATCCGCTGAGCCACTCACTggaactggaagaaaatgatgCCATTGGAGTTcggagagcagcacagagacGAATGAAAGCAGAGTTAGGAATTCCTATGGAGCAG GTTACTCCGGAAGAAATCTTCTATCTGACACGAATTCACTACAAGGCCAAGTCTGATGGGATCTGGGGTGAACATGAGATAGACTACATCTTATTTGTGCAGAAGGATGTAACGCTGAATCCTGATCCCAACGAGATCCAGAGCTACTGTTATGTGACCCAGAAAGAACTGAAGCAACTTCTGGACAGAGCCTCGAGGAACGAAGTCAAGATTACTCCCTGGTTTAAACTAATAGCAGAGACCTTTCTTTTTAAGTGGTGGGATAACTTACATAACTTGAACAAATTTGTTGATCatgaaaaaatacacagaatgtCATAG